In Columba livia isolate bColLiv1 breed racing homer chromosome 6, bColLiv1.pat.W.v2, whole genome shotgun sequence, a single genomic region encodes these proteins:
- the LOC102086349 gene encoding protein FRA10AC1 isoform X2: MVPSQLRLSAAARGHGDYDSDFSDEESGEKSVQKTKSVKEDDLLRKPFQKAKQGSVVHRRFAAEEWDREEARKRRFHLISMDAYQRHKKLVNDYILYYGGKMEDFRRSGENDKTDLDVIRENHRFLWNEDDEADMNWEKRLAKKYYDKLFKEYCIADLSRYKENKFGFRWRHEKEVISGKGQFSCGNKHCDEKEGLKSWEVNFGYVEHGEKKNALVKLRVCPECSYKLNFHHRRKEVKARKKRGTSVPNSKEPKIKKTKLSRSAKKKSKKKTHKDEVSSEDSDNSDKDSDNSDAQDGPSDSDFWKGPLQEADEKSREEEFDEYFQDLFL; encoded by the exons GCACGTGGCCATGGAGACTATGATTCTGATTTTAGTGATGAGGAGAGTGGAGAGAAGTCCGTGCAAAAGACTAAAAG TGTAAAGGAAGATGACCTTCTCAGAAAGCcgtttcaaaaagcaaaacaaggcagtGTGGTTCACAGACGATTCGCAGCTGAAGAATGGGATAG ggaagaagcaagaaaaagaagatttcACTTGATATCGATGGATGCC TATCAAAGACATAAAAAATTGGTGAATGACTACATTTTATACTATGGTGGCAAAATGGAGGATTTCCGACGTTCTGG AGAAAACGACAAGACGGATCTTGATGTTATTAGAGAAAACCATAGATTCCTGTggaatgaagatgatgaagcaGACATGAATTG GGAGAAGAGGCTTGCAAAGAAGTATTACGATAAATTGTTCAAAGAATACTGTATAGCAGATCTCAGTAGATACAAAGAGAACAAG TTTGGATTTAGATGGCgacatgagaaagaagtaatttcGGGAAAAG GTCAGTTTTCCTGTGGAAATAAGCACTGTGATGAGAAAGAAGGCCTGAAGAGCTGGGAGGTGAATTTTGGTTACGTTGAACATGGTGAAAAGAAGAATGCACTTGTGAAATTGA GAGTATGTCCAGAATGTTCCTACAAACTAAACTTTCATCACCg gaggaaagaagtcaAAGCACGCAAGAAAAGGGGCACATCTGTACCAAACTCTAAAGAACCAAAAATTAAGAAGACAAAATTATCTAGGTCAGCAAAAAAGAAGTCCAAAAAAAAGACCCATAAAG ATGAGGTTTCTTCAGAAGATTCAGATAATTCGGATAAAG attCAGATAACAGCGATGCACAAGATGGTCCCTCTGATTCTGACTTTTGGAAAGGTCCTCTACAAGAAGCAGATGAAAAATCACG GGAGGAGGAGTTTGATGAATATTTTCAAGACTTGTTTCTCTGA
- the LOC102086349 gene encoding protein FRA10AC1 isoform X1, with the protein MSSSEGVPEQKHIIVSKQGKKARGHGDYDSDFSDEESGEKSVQKTKSVKEDDLLRKPFQKAKQGSVVHRRFAAEEWDREEARKRRFHLISMDAYQRHKKLVNDYILYYGGKMEDFRRSGENDKTDLDVIRENHRFLWNEDDEADMNWEKRLAKKYYDKLFKEYCIADLSRYKENKFGFRWRHEKEVISGKGQFSCGNKHCDEKEGLKSWEVNFGYVEHGEKKNALVKLRVCPECSYKLNFHHRRKEVKARKKRGTSVPNSKEPKIKKTKLSRSAKKKSKKKTHKDEVSSEDSDNSDKDSDNSDAQDGPSDSDFWKGPLQEADEKSREEEFDEYFQDLFL; encoded by the exons ATGTCTTCTTCAGAAGGAGTTCCAGAGCAGAAGCACATTATAGtatcaaagcaaggaaaaaag GCACGTGGCCATGGAGACTATGATTCTGATTTTAGTGATGAGGAGAGTGGAGAGAAGTCCGTGCAAAAGACTAAAAG TGTAAAGGAAGATGACCTTCTCAGAAAGCcgtttcaaaaagcaaaacaaggcagtGTGGTTCACAGACGATTCGCAGCTGAAGAATGGGATAG ggaagaagcaagaaaaagaagatttcACTTGATATCGATGGATGCC TATCAAAGACATAAAAAATTGGTGAATGACTACATTTTATACTATGGTGGCAAAATGGAGGATTTCCGACGTTCTGG AGAAAACGACAAGACGGATCTTGATGTTATTAGAGAAAACCATAGATTCCTGTggaatgaagatgatgaagcaGACATGAATTG GGAGAAGAGGCTTGCAAAGAAGTATTACGATAAATTGTTCAAAGAATACTGTATAGCAGATCTCAGTAGATACAAAGAGAACAAG TTTGGATTTAGATGGCgacatgagaaagaagtaatttcGGGAAAAG GTCAGTTTTCCTGTGGAAATAAGCACTGTGATGAGAAAGAAGGCCTGAAGAGCTGGGAGGTGAATTTTGGTTACGTTGAACATGGTGAAAAGAAGAATGCACTTGTGAAATTGA GAGTATGTCCAGAATGTTCCTACAAACTAAACTTTCATCACCg gaggaaagaagtcaAAGCACGCAAGAAAAGGGGCACATCTGTACCAAACTCTAAAGAACCAAAAATTAAGAAGACAAAATTATCTAGGTCAGCAAAAAAGAAGTCCAAAAAAAAGACCCATAAAG ATGAGGTTTCTTCAGAAGATTCAGATAATTCGGATAAAG attCAGATAACAGCGATGCACAAGATGGTCCCTCTGATTCTGACTTTTGGAAAGGTCCTCTACAAGAAGCAGATGAAAAATCACG GGAGGAGGAGTTTGATGAATATTTTCAAGACTTGTTTCTCTGA